The following proteins are co-located in the Sphingobacteriales bacterium genome:
- a CDS encoding MATE family efflux transporter, translating to MLDLTNGKEGKLIIRFTMPMLIGNVFQQLYNVVDSIIVGKFIGKEALGAVGAAFPVIFVLISFVVGIASGSTIIISQYYGAKQFNNIKKAIDTIFIFLFFAALVITAAGLLLSRFIFMAIGLPEVVIPQATLYLQVYLSGIILFFGYNGVTAILRGLGDSRTPLVFLIISTIMNILLDLLFVLVFGWGVAGVAIATVISQGGAFITSVIYLNRTHEIINLRFRNLIWDREIFKKSIQIGLPSGLQMTFVSLGMMALYGIVASFGTDVVAAFTVASRIDSFAMLPAMTFAMGLSTFVGQNMGAQKPERVRKGYQVTLLMTTLISVSVTILVIFFSHSLMALFTSDPVVIKKGIDYLVIVSSFYLLFNMMFISNGVMRGAGDTLIPMLITLLSLWLVRIPFSWVLSKAIGINGVWWGIPLAWGIGALFSFIYYQSGKWKRKVVVNYVEEPEVPELI from the coding sequence ATGCTTGATTTGACAAACGGAAAAGAAGGGAAATTAATCATCCGGTTTACCATGCCGATGTTGATTGGAAATGTATTCCAGCAACTTTACAACGTGGTGGACAGCATCATTGTGGGCAAATTTATCGGGAAAGAAGCCCTGGGTGCAGTAGGGGCGGCATTTCCGGTTATTTTCGTTTTGATTTCCTTCGTTGTCGGAATTGCCTCCGGCTCTACCATTATCATTTCACAGTATTATGGGGCGAAACAATTTAACAACATTAAAAAAGCCATCGACACCATCTTTATTTTCCTCTTTTTTGCTGCGCTGGTCATTACTGCAGCAGGCCTTTTGCTTAGCCGGTTTATTTTTATGGCTATCGGCCTTCCTGAAGTCGTTATCCCGCAGGCTACCTTGTATCTTCAGGTCTATTTGTCTGGAATCATTTTGTTTTTTGGTTACAATGGTGTAACTGCCATTCTGCGTGGACTTGGTGATTCACGTACACCCCTCGTTTTTCTTATTATTTCAACGATCATGAACATCCTGCTCGACCTCTTGTTTGTATTGGTTTTCGGTTGGGGAGTTGCCGGTGTCGCTATTGCTACTGTTATTTCGCAGGGAGGGGCTTTTATCACCTCCGTCATTTATCTGAACAGGACACATGAAATTATAAATCTTAGGTTCAGAAACCTGATTTGGGACAGGGAAATATTTAAAAAATCGATTCAGATAGGTTTGCCCTCCGGCTTACAAATGACCTTTGTTTCTTTGGGTATGATGGCGCTATACGGTATTGTAGCTTCTTTCGGAACCGATGTGGTGGCCGCTTTCACCGTTGCCAGCCGTATTGATTCTTTTGCCATGCTGCCGGCCATGACTTTTGCCATGGGTTTATCCACCTTTGTCGGACAGAATATGGGTGCCCAAAAGCCTGAAAGGGTCAGAAAAGGGTATCAGGTTACCTTGCTGATGACTACCCTTATTTCTGTATCTGTAACCATTCTGGTCATTTTTTTCAGTCATTCTTTAATGGCACTCTTTACCTCTGATCCGGTGGTGATTAAAAAAGGCATTGATTATCTGGTGATTGTCAGCAGTTTTTACCTGCTTTTCAATATGATGTTTATCTCCAACGGGGTGATGCGCGGGGCAGGCGACACCCTTATTCCCATGTTGATTACCTTGCTTTCCCTTTGGCTGGTAAGAATTCCTTTCTCATGGGTACTTTCAAAGGCTATTGGAATTAATGGTGTATGGTGGGGAATTCCACTGGCCTGGG